The Deltaproteobacteria bacterium genome includes the window CACGATCTCGCCCTTTTTCCCGACCTTTCTGCGATGCTCGGCTGCGTGAAGGGGTTACTCTCCCCCTACGGGGGAGCATAGGAAAAACCCGCACTTTAATTTTCTTGCCTTCCCCGTGACTCCCCGTGTCCCCCGTGGTCAATGCTTTTGATCTTTGCCTTTGCGCCTTGCTCCTCCGTGCCAAGTCTATTGTTCCTGATCCTCTTCCCGGATCCGCCGAAGCATCTCCCGATCTTCCTCACTCAATTCAGCCTTCTCCAACAGATCGGGACGGCTGCAAAAGGTCTTTTTTAACGCGCAATATCGCTGGTACCGTTTGATCTTCGCGTGATGGCCCGAAAGCAGGATCTCCGGGACCTTCATCCCGCGGTATTTTTCCGGCCGTGTGTACTGAGCATGCTTCAGTAGCCCCCCGGAAAAAGAATCCGATACGACCGACCGTTCATCCCCCACGACGCCGGGAAGATTTCTCGAAACCGCATCAATCAACACCAAAGCCGCCAGTTCCCCGCCGGAAATCACGTAATCGCCGATGGAGATCTCTTCATCGACAAGATGAGTCAAAACCCGGTCGTCAACCCCTTCGTATCGGCCGCAGATCAGAGTCAGCGCCCTGCTTTTCGATGCCAGGCGTTCCGCCGCCGCCTGGTTAAAAACATGCCCCTGCGGGGAGAGGAGAATCACCTTCGTTTCCGGCTGTCTCTCCCGGATCAGATCGACCGCCCGAAAGATCGGCTCCGGCTTCAGGACCATCCCTTCGCCGCCGCCGTAAGGATAATCATCAACCGTTCGGTGCTTGTCCCTCGTAAAATCCCGGAGCAAATGAACCCGGACGGAAATCTTTCCGTCCTTTTGTGCCCGTCCGATAATCCCCGATTCTGCATAGACCTGAATGATCTCCGGAAAGAGAGTCAATACATCCCAGTCAAATTGGCTCAAAAAGCCCCTCCATGACGTGGATGATCATCTCTCCCCGCGCAAGATCGACCTTCCGGACCACCTCCGCAATCGCCGGGATCAGGATTTCCTTTTTCCCCTTCCGGACCACATAGACGTCGTTGCTGCCGGTTTCCAGGATCTCCGTGACACTTCCCAGGTCCAGACCTTCTTCACTTACCACGGCAAGACCGATGATATCCGCATGATAGTAACGCCCCTCCCCAAGGGGAAGCGCCTGCGAACGATGGATCAGGATCCGGCTCTTCAAAAAGGGCTCGATCTCATCCAGCGTATCCAGACCGGCAAAGTGAAGGATCAGACGGTCTTTCTGAAAACGGACCCGGTCAATCCTGACCTTCTGCCGTTTCCCCGCAGGATCCTCCAGCACGACTTCTTCCAGATCGAGAAACCGACGGGGAGAATCGGTCAGGGGATAAACCTTGACCTCACCCCGGATGCCGTGTTTCCGGAAAACAGTGCCGACCTCAATCCATTCTTCCATAGAACCGGAAAAACCGTCGCTTGAATCAGAACGCATGGGAGAACCGTATCACAAAGCCATCATTCGATGATCTCAAGAACGCAACGCTTGCCCATCTTGGTCCCTGCTGCATTCAGGATGGTCCGGAGCGCACGAGCGGTTCGTCCCTGTTTTCCGATCACCTTTCCCAAGTCATCCTGGGCAACCTTCAGCTCAATAACCGTTGTCTTCTCTCCCTGCACCTCCTGTACTTCAACATCCTCGGGATGATCCACCAGCGCTTTCACGACGTAGATTATAAGTTCTCTCATCTTCGGTCACCCTCCACTTGCGCATCCACCATCACCGAGCCTGTGGAACCGCTACGATGCGTTCTGACAAAACCTGGCCCAGATCCCCGAGCTTTTCAGAAACCGTTTGACCGTCTCCGTCGGCCGGGCTCCGGAGCCTAACCACTTCAAGACCGCTTCTTCCTGCAACACAATTTCCGACGGTTCCTTCCGGGGATCGTAGGTCCCGACCTGTTCGATGAATCTCCCATCGCGTGCCTTCTGAGAATCCATCACTACAATCCGATAGAAGGGAGACTTCTTTGCTCCATACCGGCTCAGTCGTATTGATACTGCCATCGCTTTCCACCTCCTTATTGTTTAAGATCACGATATTTTTTATCTTCGGATTTTTCTCTTCTTCTTCAGTTTTTTCCGGAACCTTCCGCCGCCGCCCATGGCCGGGAGATTCCCCATTCCCATGTTCGGCATCCCACCGGGAAAGGCCGGCATCCCTCCCTTTGAAAACATCTTCATCATCTTCTGCATCTGGGCGAACTGCTGCAGGAGACGGTTCAGGTCCTGCACCGTCGTGCCGCTTCCCCGGGCAATTCGTTTTTTACGGCTTCCGTTGATCACTTGGTAGCGTTCCCGCTCGGCGGGAGTCATGGAACCGATCATCGCTTCAATCCTGGAAAGTTCCTTTTCATCGGGACGGGCCGCCGAAAGTTCCTGTATCCGGCCCATACCGGGGATCATTTTCATCAACGATTCCAAGGATCCCATCTTCTTGATACTCTTGAGCTGATCCCGAAAATCATCAAGGGTAAACTGCTGTTTCCGAATTTTTCTTTCCAGCTTCTCCGCCTGTTTTTCATCAAAGGTCGCCTCCGCCTTTTCAATGAGGGTCAGCAGGTCTCCCATCCCGAGGATCCGGGAAGCCACCCGGTCGGGGTGAAAAACTTCAAGCTGGTCCAGCTTCTCGCCCATCCCGACAAACTTGATCGGCTTGCCCGTTACGTAACGGATGGAAAGGGCGGCGCCTCCCCGGGCATCGCCGTCAAGCTTGGTCAGGACGACACCGGAGATTTCGAGCTGTTCATTAAAACTCCGGGAGATATTGACGGCATCCTGCCCCGTCATGGCATCCGCCACAAAGAGGATCTCATGAGGCGAGACCTTCGTCTTGATCCTGGAGAGTTCTTCCATCAGGGCCTCATCGATATGGAGCCGTCCGGCCGTATCCAGCAGGACGAGATCGAATCCTTCGGCCCGGGCCTTTTCCAGCGCCTCTCGGCAGATCGAAACAGGGTCCCGACTTTCCGTACTGTAGACGGGCACGCCCAACTGTTCGCCCAAAACCTGCAACTGCCGGATGGCCGCCGGGCGGTAGACGTCGGCCGCCACCATCAGGGGACGGTGCCCTTTCTTCTTGTAAATATGAGCAAGCTTGCCTACAGTTGTGGTTTTCCCAGAGCCCTGCAGACCGACCATCATGATCACCGTGGGCGGGGTGGAAGCCAGTTGCACCTTGCTTTCTTCCGACCCCATAAGGCCCGTCAATTCATCCTGTACGATCTTGATGAACTGCTGTCCCGGATTCAGGCTCTGATGGACCTCCGTCCCGCAGGAGCGTTCCTTCACCTTCTCCAGAAACCCCCGGACGACCTTGTAATTGACGTCCGCCTCAAGGAGGGCCATCTTGACTTCGCGCAGGGCTTCCTGAACGTTCTCATCGGAAAGTTTTCCCTTGCCGGTAACATTCCTGATAATTGAATTCAGTTTTTCCGAAAGGGTATCAAACACAGATCACTCCTGCAACGCTTCGTATCATTTTTGCACGAAAAAGCCAAAAAAAACCTCATGGATTTCCCGTCCAGACCTAAAGCTTATAAATGTTATTGATTTTTTACACTTCTGTCAAGAAAATAAAGCCTGACATCCGGGAATGGGAAAGAGATTCCCGGCAGGAGATCAGGAGAGCTCATTTCGGAAACGATCCAGGGTTTTCTGATAATCCTCCGTCCCGAAAACCGACGACCCGGAAACCAGTACATCGGCACCCGCCTGAGCAATCTTTTTCGCGTTCGTAACCGTTACACCACCGTCGACCTCAATCTCCAGGTCGAGCCTCCTCTCCACCACCATCTCCTTGAGCCGGGTGATCTTGGGGAGGACCCCTTCAATGAAGCTCTGCCCGCCGAAACCGGGGTTCACCGTCATGACGAGTACCAGGTCAAGATCGGCCAGGACATACTCAAGAATCGACAGCGGCTGATGGGGATTCAGGGCTACTCCGGCCTTTTTCCCCAGGTCCTTGATCTGGTGAATCGTCCGGTGGAGATGGACGCAGGCCTCTGCATGGACCGTAAGGATGTCCCCGCCGGCCCCGGCGAATTCCGGGATATAGTCCGAAGGGTTTTCTATCATCAGGTGCACATCAAGGGGCAGATCGGTGATCCTGCGTACCGCCTTCACCACGGGAGGACCAATGGTGATGTTCGGCACAAAGTGCCCGTCCATAACATCGACGTGGATGTAATCAGCTCCCGCCGACTCCACGGCCCGGATCTCTTCGCCCAGACGTGCAAAATCAGATGACAGAATCGACGGCGCGATCTTGACCATATGAAAACCTCCTGAAGGGTAACTGTTCAGGTCCCACCTCTTTTGCACTCCTCACGCCTTGTCCGGCGGAAAAACAGAAACAACCGGAATCGTTACCTTGAATGGTTTGAAAAACGTGGACAGACTACCTGAAAGACTTTCGCCTGTCAAGGAAGGAGAACCTTCGAAATTCTACCAACAGGGGGGGGATAAAATCTTCATCACACGGTTTAAAAAAAATTGACAGAACAGCCCCTGTTCACTATAATTCCGGATAAATCTTAGATGAATTCCAGTTCCCAAAGAAGCATAGACTCCGGATTCATTCTGCACCGTAAATGCCACTCTCCCTGCACAGGGATGAGGGGACTTGGCCGCAAGGTTTTCGGAACGGGGTGTTCTCCACACCTCAACAAAGAGGTGTGATCACCGGCTCCTGCAGACGGAGCGTTACAGGAGGGAAGGAATGGAAATTCTAAAAGAGATCGATGTCACCGGTAAGGTCTGCCCCGCCCCCCTCATTGCCTTGGCCAAGGAGGTGCGCCATCATGACAAGGGCGCACTCCTTCGGATCAAGGGCGACGACCCTCTCTTTGAAGAATCGATCCTCGACTTCTGCGCCGAAGGCGATCACAAAGTCGTCGAAACAAAGCGGGAAGGAAAGCGAATCAGTATCGTCCTGCAAACCTGAATCCACAGGGAGCCTCCCATGGAGAAAAACAGGATGGCCAAAAAAGGAACGATCATGGTCGTCAGCGGTGAGCTGGACCGGGTCCACACCGCTTTCCTCATCGCCACGGGATTTGCCGCCCTCGGCATGGAGATGAAGATGTGGTTTGTCTTCTGGGGACACAACTGCCTGAAGAAGCGGCGGGGACTTTTCACCCGGCGCCGCAGACCCGCTCCCGCCCGGGAAGGGACCTACCGGAATCTCGATACCGACAATCTCCTCCAACAGGTAGCAGAACTGTTCAACCGCGGCGGTGCCGAGCATCTCCCTCTCTCTCAACAGAACCTGATGGGCTTAGGCCCTGCCCTCATCCGGAAGATGATGAAAAAAAAGAATATCCCGACCCTGAAGGAACTGATCGCCGATGCCGATGATCTGGGAGTGAAGTTTATCCTCTGTCAGATCTGTGTCGATGTCCTTGGCCTGAACATCGATGATTTGATCATCCCTCAGGTAGAGGTCAAGGGGGTCTCAACCTACATGCAGGACACAATGGAGGCCCATGTAAACCTCTTTATCTGACGAGAATCTCTGACAGGAAAGATCGGCCATGAACCGGAAAAGCAAAGACCAATTAGAAGAAATCCTGAGGCTCCGGGAGGAGAACTCCTTTCTTCGGAAGTCGTTGAATGAGACCTCCGGTGGACAGGAGCTTCTCCGGCAGCGAAAGGAATTCTCCCAGATTCTCAAGGTCAGCCAGAAGGTCGTCTCCGAGCTGAATCTTCAAAAGGTCCTCAACCTCGTAGCGGAATCAGCCCGGGAGATCATTGAGGCCGACACCCTGGTTGTTCCCATCCTGAACAAAACACGCGACCACTATATTTACATGGCCGCTGAAGGGGAAGGGGCCGAAGAATTCACAAAGCTGCGATACAAGATTCATGTCGGCATGTGCGGATGGGTCCTCCGGAATGAACGTCCCCTTCTCTTCGGAGCACCTTCGGAGTGGTGGATGGAAGAGAAAACCCCATGGGAAGAAGGACAGCAGTCGGCTCTTTTGGTTCCCCTCTTCGGCCGGGAAGGGATCATCGGCGGACTTTCCGGCCTCGGAAAGCAAGGGGGCGGAAGCTTCACCGAACATGACCTTGATCTTCTGACCCTTTTTGCCAACCAGGTCAGCGTCGCGATTGCCAACGCCCATCTCTTTCATGAAAGAGAAGAAATCATCCGGAATATAGAAGAAGAAAAGGAACGGCTGGCCGTCACGCTTCGAAGTATAGGCGACGGAGTTATCACCACGGATACGACGGGGAATGTGGTTTTGATCAATAAAATTGCAGAAGAACTTACAGGATGGCATCAGGAAGAAGCAACCGGAAAACCGCTGCAGGAAATTTTTCATATCATCAATGAACAGACACGTATCCCTTGTGCCGACCCCGTATCAAAAGTATTACAACTTGGAAAGATCTGCGGCCTGGCTAACCACACACTCCTCGTTGCAAAAGACGGGACGGAGCGAATTATCACCGACAGTGGAGCGCCGATTCGGGACCGGGACTCGCGTGTGATCGGAGCGATCCTCGTCTTCCGGGATATTACTGAAAAACGGAAGATTGACTCGGAGCTAATGAAAATGGAAAAGCTCGAATCTTTGGGCGTTTTGGCCGGGGGAATCGCTCACGACTTCAACAATATCCTCGTTGCCATTCTCGGCAATCTCAGTCTCGCAACGGAAACTCTCTCTCCCGAGGACAAGCTCTATCCACTGCTTCAACAGGCGGAAAAAGCCTCACTTCGTGCCCAGGCATTGACAAAACAGCTGCTCACTTTCTCCAAGGGGGGCGCTCCGATCCGGGAACTCGCCTCTATTGCCGAGGTAATCCAGGATTCTTGTGACTTCGCTCTGCGGGGGAAGGGCGTCCGCTGCAATTACAAAATCCCGAATACTTTATGGCCTGTGGAAATCGATACAGGACAGATGAGCCAGGTGATTCAGAACCTGATTCTGAATGCCGCTCAAGCCATGCCGGATGGGGGAACAATCAATATTGCCGCTGAAAATCTGGCCTTGGGAAATAGTGAAAATCCTTCCCTTCAAGCTTCCCCCTACATCA containing:
- the trmD gene encoding tRNA (guanosine(37)-N1)-methyltransferase TrmD encodes the protein MSQFDWDVLTLFPEIIQVYAESGIIGRAQKDGKISVRVHLLRDFTRDKHRTVDDYPYGGGEGMVLKPEPIFRAVDLIRERQPETKVILLSPQGHVFNQAAAERLASKSRALTLICGRYEGVDDRVLTHLVDEEISIGDYVISGGELAALVLIDAVSRNLPGVVGDERSVVSDSFSGGLLKHAQYTRPEKYRGMKVPEILLSGHHAKIKRYQRYCALKKTFCSRPDLLEKAELSEEDREMLRRIREEDQEQ
- the rimM gene encoding 16S rRNA processing protein RimM; the encoded protein is MRSDSSDGFSGSMEEWIEVGTVFRKHGIRGEVKVYPLTDSPRRFLDLEEVVLEDPAGKRQKVRIDRVRFQKDRLILHFAGLDTLDEIEPFLKSRILIHRSQALPLGEGRYYHADIIGLAVVSEEGLDLGSVTEILETGSNDVYVVRKGKKEILIPAIAEVVRKVDLARGEMIIHVMEGLFEPI
- a CDS encoding KH domain-containing protein, whose amino-acid sequence is MRELIIYVVKALVDHPEDVEVQEVQGEKTTVIELKVAQDDLGKVIGKQGRTARALRTILNAAGTKMGKRCVLEIIE
- the rpsP gene encoding 30S ribosomal protein S16, encoding MAVSIRLSRYGAKKSPFYRIVVMDSQKARDGRFIEQVGTYDPRKEPSEIVLQEEAVLKWLGSGARPTETVKRFLKSSGIWARFCQNAS
- the ffh gene encoding signal recognition particle protein gives rise to the protein MFDTLSEKLNSIIRNVTGKGKLSDENVQEALREVKMALLEADVNYKVVRGFLEKVKERSCGTEVHQSLNPGQQFIKIVQDELTGLMGSEESKVQLASTPPTVIMMVGLQGSGKTTTVGKLAHIYKKKGHRPLMVAADVYRPAAIRQLQVLGEQLGVPVYSTESRDPVSICREALEKARAEGFDLVLLDTAGRLHIDEALMEELSRIKTKVSPHEILFVADAMTGQDAVNISRSFNEQLEISGVVLTKLDGDARGGAALSIRYVTGKPIKFVGMGEKLDQLEVFHPDRVASRILGMGDLLTLIEKAEATFDEKQAEKLERKIRKQQFTLDDFRDQLKSIKKMGSLESLMKMIPGMGRIQELSAARPDEKELSRIEAMIGSMTPAERERYQVINGSRKKRIARGSGTTVQDLNRLLQQFAQMQKMMKMFSKGGMPAFPGGMPNMGMGNLPAMGGGGRFRKKLKKKRKIRR
- a CDS encoding ribulose-phosphate 3-epimerase, yielding MVKIAPSILSSDFARLGEEIRAVESAGADYIHVDVMDGHFVPNITIGPPVVKAVRRITDLPLDVHLMIENPSDYIPEFAGAGGDILTVHAEACVHLHRTIHQIKDLGKKAGVALNPHQPLSILEYVLADLDLVLVMTVNPGFGGQSFIEGVLPKITRLKEMVVERRLDLEIEVDGGVTVTNAKKIAQAGADVLVSGSSVFGTEDYQKTLDRFRNELS
- a CDS encoding sulfurtransferase TusA family protein, yielding MEILKEIDVTGKVCPAPLIALAKEVRHHDKGALLRIKGDDPLFEESILDFCAEGDHKVVETKREGKRISIVLQT
- a CDS encoding PAS domain S-box protein; translated protein: MNRKSKDQLEEILRLREENSFLRKSLNETSGGQELLRQRKEFSQILKVSQKVVSELNLQKVLNLVAESAREIIEADTLVVPILNKTRDHYIYMAAEGEGAEEFTKLRYKIHVGMCGWVLRNERPLLFGAPSEWWMEEKTPWEEGQQSALLVPLFGREGIIGGLSGLGKQGGGSFTEHDLDLLTLFANQVSVAIANAHLFHEREEIIRNIEEEKERLAVTLRSIGDGVITTDTTGNVVLINKIAEELTGWHQEEATGKPLQEIFHIINEQTRIPCADPVSKVLQLGKICGLANHTLLVAKDGTERIITDSGAPIRDRDSRVIGAILVFRDITEKRKIDSELMKMEKLESLGVLAGGIAHDFNNILVAILGNLSLATETLSPEDKLYPLLQQAEKASLRAQALTKQLLTFSKGGAPIRELASIAEVIQDSCDFALRGKGVRCNYKIPNTLWPVEIDTGQMSQVIQNLILNAAQAMPDGGTINIAAENLALGNSENPSLQASPYIKILIQDSGNGIAPDQIGRIFDPYFTTREDGSGLGLAVTHSIVTKHDGHITVTSKKNRGTTFILYLPAVTEKVPRQKSSRSKTVNQKRGRILVMDDEEIVRDVAAKMLTRFGFEAVPTCSGEEAVKLFREAAERGTPFDLILADLTIPGGMGGKALATEIHRTDPAAKIIASSGYSNDFVMSDYEKFGFCGAVAKPYRLQELQEVVDRILGEEPASSSDAAGT